ACGGTCAGCACGAATCTTTTCGGTACGGAGATTTTCGTGGAGCGTACGATGATTGATAAGGCCCGTAAGGCCGTCTCGCATGGCGAGATCACGACCATGTTCAAACTTACGTGCACGATCATAGGCAAAGCCTGCCACGCCGGCAAAAGCCTTCAGGAGTTCCTTTTCGTGGTCGCTGTAAGGTCTGGAACTACGGCTTTCAAGACAGATGGCAATGTCTGCCACAGCGGAATCAGGTTCAACGGCAATAGGCATCACGAAGAGCTGACGCAATTCAAGATTACGCTTTTCGTTGTCGTTAAGACGTGGCACATATTCGGTAAAGCCAGCAGAGAACGTGCGCTCCACAGGACGATTGCGCATTAGGGACAGAACAAAGATGCCCTTGTCGTTCAAAGTAAAGCGCTTTTCAGAGAACTGTTCTGCATCAAGACCATGGCAGAACACCACACGACCGGCAGATTCGTTCACCTTATTCATGGCAAGAATAGTCAGACGATCATAAGCGACATTGTCATTGACATAGTTGATAATCTGCTTGTAGATATCCTTCACCGTCATGGTCTGGAAGAACTTGCGCTGGTAGTTATAAAGCCCGCTATACTGCTGCAGGGCAATGTGCTTCTGAGCGGAGTAGAAACCCTTATAGTCCAGCATGGAAATAGCGCTAGCGATGTAAACCAGAGCCTGGGCAGTCTGGTCATTAAAGGCGTTAGGATAAACAGAATCAAGAACAAGGGCACCAACACGCATTCCACTATTGTCCAGGATAGGCACTCCCACAACAGACTTGATCGGAGTAGAATCGGTATAGTACTGCAGGCTCTTGTTGCTAGGAACATCCCCTTCGAGAATACGGTTTACGCCAGAACGGAAAAGCTGGCTAACCAAGCCGGAGTTCTCGGAAATACGAATGCAGGGGTTTACAGAAAGTTCCTTGTCGTTCACATAGTTACGAACACCCCATTCCTTGGGATTATCCATCTGAGTGAAGGCAATAACCGTATTTACGTGAGGCACCACGTACTTAAGGGCACGCATCATGGAGGACATGCCCTTATTGATATCGGCATTGGCGCGGGCCCAGACCTGGCTAACCTTCAAAGCGGACTCAGGTTCATTAACCATACCGTTAGCATTGCGGAATTCGGTACGAAGATCCGGAGCGACCATAATAGGCTGGGTACTTGTCTTACGGGTAAGAATTACCGGAAGAGTAGACGTGGACTGATTTGCACTATTCGGCCCAGCCAAACGCGGACGATTGAGCCAAGCAAGCACAAAAGCCACAATGGCAAAGGGGATAAGGAACAGAAGCATTCCCCCCTGGAAAGCAAGGCCCACAAGCAGGCCCGAAAGAACAAATAGTATTTCCGCAACTGACATATCTGGTTCCTAGGTCTTTTTACAAGCTACAAGCGGAAGGAACGGTATAGCATCACGGTAGCAATGCTTCCGTAAACGGCATGGCTAATCCACGCTGCCCAGAAGGG
This Fibrobacter sp. DNA region includes the following protein-coding sequences:
- a CDS encoding sensor domain-containing diguanylate cyclase; translation: MSVAEILFVLSGLLVGLAFQGGMLLFLIPFAIVAFVLAWLNRPRLAGPNSANQSTSTLPVILTRKTSTQPIMVAPDLRTEFRNANGMVNEPESALKVSQVWARANADINKGMSSMMRALKYVVPHVNTVIAFTQMDNPKEWGVRNYVNDKELSVNPCIRISENSGLVSQLFRSGVNRILEGDVPSNKSLQYYTDSTPIKSVVGVPILDNSGMRVGALVLDSVYPNAFNDQTAQALVYIASAISMLDYKGFYSAQKHIALQQYSGLYNYQRKFFQTMTVKDIYKQIINYVNDNVAYDRLTILAMNKVNESAGRVVFCHGLDAEQFSEKRFTLNDKGIFVLSLMRNRPVERTFSAGFTEYVPRLNDNEKRNLELRQLFVMPIAVEPDSAVADIAICLESRSSRPYSDHEKELLKAFAGVAGFAYDRARKFEHGRDLAMRDGLTGLINHRTLHENLRTEKIRADRKKYNIGVLMMDIDHFKRVNDTYGHQIGDVVIKGFADAISGEIRKDIDIVSRYGGEEFVVGLIETTAEGMLETAERIRKAIQALSFDVHQAEPLRVTVSIGAFLVTPDFHDMKKAVNLADQALYRAKEGGRNQVIRYEELEFDPNESSADK